One region of Miscanthus floridulus cultivar M001 chromosome 19, ASM1932011v1, whole genome shotgun sequence genomic DNA includes:
- the LOC136526334 gene encoding phytosulfokines 1-like — protein sequence MAVACLLCMVALLLVQDVQSRKLLWTEQEKKETHGGLVGNHGAAGRSTTLEPCSDATGGGTGSADKGELPCDDTSKWTEMHTDYIYTQDVKHP from the exons ATGGCAGTGGCTTGCCTTCTGTGCATGGTGGCTCTGCTGCTAGTCCAGGATGTTCAGTCCAGGAAGCTATTGTGGACGgagcaggagaagaaggaaacCCATGGTGGCCTTGTTGGCAACCATGGCGCTGCTGGCCGAAGCACCACCCTG GAACCGTGCAGTGACGCTACGGGAGGTGGTACAGGAAGTGCAGACAAGGGCGAACTGCCGTGTGATGATACGTCAAAATGGACAGAGATGCACACGGATTACATATACACCCAAGACGTCAAGCACCCATAA
- the LOC136525332 gene encoding ocs element-binding factor 1-like, with the protein MQRDDIATLVCQCHTLGAAADFAHEPSSYPSTADGSWGTYGGHGTGAGAGGVGAGASMGTGELEQHQAARDERKARRQASNRESARRARARRRGQLDELSSRVAALRAANARLAVELNRVAAALAREARENARLSAEAGALRERLAVAEAAAAAAVDREASGKGDAGDEAAAEATVD; encoded by the coding sequence ATGCAGAGAGACGACATCGCGACGTTGGTGTGCCAGTGCCACACGCTCGGTGCAGCAGCAGACTTCGCCCACGAGCCGTCGTCCTACCCGAGCACCGCGGACGGTTCTTGGGGCACGTACGGCGGCCACGGCACTGGCGCCGGTGCCGGCGGCGTCGGCGCCGGGGCGAGCATGGGCACGGGAGAGCTGGAGCAGCATCAGGCGGCGCGCGACGAGAGGAAGGCGAGGCGGCAGGCGTCGAACCGCGAGTCGgcgcggcgcgcgcgcgcccggCGGAGGGGGCAGCTCGACGAGCTGTCGTCGCGCGTGGCCGCGCTCCGCGCCGCGAACGCGCGGCTGGCCGTGGAGCTGAACCGCGTGGCGGCCGCGCTTGCGCGGGAGGCGCGGGAGAACGCGCGGCTCAGTGCGGAGGCGGGCGCCCTGCGGGAGAGGCTCGCGGTCGCCGaggccgctgcggcggcggcggtggacagGGAGGCGTCGGGGAAGGGCGACGCCGGCGATGAGGCAGCGGCAGAGGCAACGGTCGACTAG
- the LOC136528774 gene encoding uncharacterized protein: protein MADFGDELFLDVGDDGFGDLSYVSFSESIELDLACPRHALSPGFEPETLTPTPGSPISFDSDPDLRCLSPSLTRSPPFWDCLDEDAASFEWEEIADAAPGVGSGGGGSGGGGGGGGLEGETDADVFGFLDEREMLGVMEVIDSGDDDSIFSDEPPFDFGDDDAELEGIFHSGVGWELLPASLDDEFEILPGHVVDVGGAPPAARAAVERLQVVAVRGEEAAQGCAVCKEGMEQGELATGLPCGHFYHRACIGPWLAIRNTCPVCRYELPTDDPEYERRRVRRGSAGGSTPQLGTPMQI, encoded by the coding sequence ATGGCGGACTTCGGCGACGAGCTCTTCCTCGACGTCGGCGACGACGGGTTCGGAGACCTCTCCTACGTCTCCTTCTCCGAGTCCATCGAGTTGGATCTCGCCTGCCCACGCCACGCCCTCTCCCCGGGCTTCgaacccgaaaccctaacccccacCCCGGGGTCTCCCATCTCCTTCGATTCCGACCCCGACCTCCGCTGCCTCTCCCCCTCGCTGACCCGCTCCCCGCCCTTCTGGGACTGCCTCGACGAAGACGCCGCTAGCTTCGAGTGGGAGGAGATCGCGGACGCTGCCCCCGGCgtcggcagcggcggtggcggtagcggagggggagggggagggggaggactAGAAGGAGAGACCGACGCTGACGTGTTCGGATTCCTCGACGAGCGGGAGATGCTGGGCGTGATGGAGGTCATCGACAGCGGGGACGACGACTCGATCTTCTCCGACGAGCCTCCGTTCGACTTCGGCGATGACGACGCGGAGCTCGAAGGCATCTTCCATAGCGGCGTCGGGTGGGAGCTGCTCCCGGCGTCGCTGGACGACGAGTTCGAGATTCTGCCGGGGCACGTCGTGGACGTGGGCGGCGCCCCGCCGGCGGCGCGTGCGGCGGTGGAGCGGCTCCAGGTGGTGGCCGTCAGAGGCGAGGAGGCTGCGCAGGGGTGCGCTGTGTGCAAGGAAGGGATGGAACAGGGGGAGCTCGCCACAGGGCTGCCATGCGGGCATTTCTACCACAGGGCGTGCATTGGCCCATGGCTTGCCATCCGGAACACGTGCCCAGTGTGCCGGTACGAGCTGCCTACTGACGACCCTGAGTATGAGAGGCGGAGGGTGAGGCGCGGTTCCGCtggtggctcaacgccacagttGGGTACACCGATGCAAATTTGA